From the Triticum urartu cultivar G1812 chromosome 4, Tu2.1, whole genome shotgun sequence genome, the window ACCAAATACCTATCGGCGTCCACCCCAACAAAAGGTCACCAGACATTCCTATAGGTCTAGATGCTACCAATGGAAATCTCAGACCAGACTGCACAAGCCAATTTGAGTTGAAACATTCTCTCTAttatatttaaaaaaaattatgtcTTACATTTATATTAATCATTATCTTGGAGCTCCCGGTCTTTGGGTTTTATGAGAAATATGAGATTTTATATATCATGATTTTTTTAGATTATGACACTAATGTTAAACTTAATGATCAGTGAATATATTCATATAAATAATCAGTGAAAAATCATTAATAGGGTAGTAGATAAGTAATTTGAATAAATCATTCAATATGAAGGTAACAAAATCGTCGCCTTTGCTGACGCTACTTTTGCAGCTTTACATCATGCAAATGCAGTAACAGTACCACAAGTACAATATAATGGAACTCTATTGAtcacaataattttttttaaTGAAGTACTAATTAAGATACTTTTATTTTAGCATGAATGTTATTGATTATAATATATACTATATTTTTGTTTAATATACGGCTGTGGACCGTGTtaatatttttttgaaaaaaattctaTTAATCCTTTTGACTAAAAGATATGGAGCTAAGTTTAATGTCGCATCACTCAATACTCCAAATACTAAAGGAATAATACTATGCACATTTTAGTTTATTTGTGTAAACTAATTATTAACCATACATGTAAACCGTGATCATTTTTAGTATTTACTTCATACAAGGCCGGTCCAAACATATTAGAATCTGAGCAAATTAAAAATAAATATGTTTTTATAAATAACTTTTATACTTAATCAAATTTTATGTTTATCGTACTAAAATATTAATGAGTGTAATTTAGATTTTATTTAATTTTCATAGTTTATCACATATAATAAAATCGTTAAATATTAATTGTAATATACTTTGTTATCGACTGTAAAATTTATTTTGGCTATTCAAAGTGTGTGTTGTAATAAAAGTAATTTTTGAACTATACGTGTGTATGTGGATGTGTTCATGTatgtttttaatattcttaaatATAATGTAAAGATCTCTAAAGCGTAATGTCTAACTAATATCTTAATAATGTTTCTAGTATATTACTAGGTGAGCATAATATTTACAGAACCTCCTAGATTATAAATTAAACCGATTGCAATTTGTTGCTTTGTGCTTTGTACCGAAATAGCATTGATTAATGACAAATATAAAATACCGCTTAGTCAATTTTGCATGCATATATTGTGTTTATTTTATATCCTTGTCTAGATGTTTTGGTTCATCCGGTGTATACAAAGCACTACTCTTAGTTTCTAAAATAAGAAGTTTTTCATGAAATTAAACACGAAAAATATAGTTAACATAGATTATTTCAGTCCAACTTGCGGGACGTCTATCGGCGAGAGGTTAATATGCTAACTAAACTCACTACCATCTAGAAGATTCACAATCACCTATCAGACTGGTTTGTTCATATATGGCACATGCTATTGATGGGTGTAGAGTTGCCCCTTCAAAAATATGATTTTATTTTCTAGCATGTACAGTATTCGAGGACAGTGGAATCAACATGAAGAAAAATCGAACCAACCAAGGGTAGCTATAAATACCCGAGGACCAAGACCCTAAGGAGGTAGTTGCGAGTTTGAGAGCGAAGACGATGCAACTGAAGCCCTAGTTTAGAATGGAATAGATGTGATATAAGATACCCCATCTAGTTCGACCACCTCAAAAGTCGTCGACTTCATGTCCAAGTCAATGAACCCATACATTGTACTCAATGATATCTTCTTCCCCATTACAAAAACATACAAAAAGGACTGAGCTTGTTGCTTGCATCGCAAGAGTTCGAGCCTGGCTAAAATCACTCCCCGTGAGCATTCGATAACTTGAGTATGTCCCATTATCATACAAATCTCTAtagactaatggttgccttgagttatatttgaaggttttgtccataggcttttcttggagtacatgtgttggtttcaagaaaagtttgtgtcgaccaaggtgctattcaaggaattatccaaagattggtcatttgagagttgagcttattgcaagcatgtcttgaagaagaagattgtgtgatcattcatgtttaccttcaataaatcatccaaatgaagagagttggaaagatttaaggttgatcaagactaagtcaagagtgaatcaagttgatcaactcacaaagcatagaagatgtaccgagagggatcaagtgatcccatggtttggtaagcattgtccattgtgctttgtgtactaacccatggtctatgtgagagttctacgtggggttaggtacatgttcatgggcttgtgtcaagaggaagatatctctcaacccatggagaggatgacatcaagtggtgatcgtcatcaagattgccgtgtgcaagttcaagtggatcatcgcgaagagatcaagtgcttgaagcttgccggccattgtggtgacaatggacttctgaagatgtgccgaagagtggctcacccatagtggtctatgggggagcaatcatctagtatTCATCgtgccaacacaatcaagaaaggtggtccaacttgaggaagtcaagatcgtcatcatctagctcaagtggaccatgtgcaaggcaaaggtttgcccttgataggttttctattttaccggtctcatgatggtagttgggagaccgggttataggatcgattgccgtactatcaaggggggctctcgatgagtagcttgatcgtatcgttcgtagagagctcaaaccattgcatccttgcatcatctttcttggttcttgtttggttctctttgtgagtcttagagcttatggtcatcttgatgacaagcttgagttcatcgaaaacggagttcgcatgcttcttctatgatgttttcgatgttggaggttttgccggttcttctcggttggaggtttcactcctctatttgttggcattcctcccctgcctcttcttactataaccagtcgctgttttgatgctactcgtcgtcttgttttcaacaagcttgagtttgctcaattcggagctcatatgcagaagttatggcagttctgtTTTTCTTGAGTGTGCTTTTTGTCAGggacccagcggtagtaccgcgggccacagcggtagtacggctgaagctcagcaagcggtagtaccgctcctccgagcggtagtaccgctggatggcctcagccgcagtaccgctgtggctccgtgctcctaccgcctcgactcgagtgcgcattttctcgtgtcgggttttacgGTACTAGCTGCAGTAGTAGTGGCGGTAGTGCTGCttgtgagcggtagtaccgccctgcctccgcggtagtaccgctctgggtcccagccccagccccttctcttctagcgcggcagtaccgctgagggggagcggtagtaccgcttatgagcggtagtaccgtcctgcccccgcggtagtaccgctctctgcggggctgagtgggggataacggttggattttccccctcctataaaagggggtttTCTTCCCCtttgaaccttatcctttgagctcgtgttctttccccattgttgaccttcttcgagcttgctaactctcaatccctccatggattcttgctagtttttgagggaaaagagagaggagatccaGATCCACAtctccaccaatcactttctcctctatgtgaggggaaccccttggatctagatcttggagttcttggtgttctctttctcgttcttcctctcattttcctccctagcattagttgcttcggtgggatttgagagagaaggacttgggcactccgtgtgcccttgccattgcatttggtgcatcggtttgagttctccacgtgatacgtggaagttacaagttgagaagcttattactcttgggtgcttggtacccttgagcttgttcctcttgggtgcttgggctccctagacggttgttggtgctcggagctcaatcattgtggtgcaaagctccgggcaagcgtcggggtctccaattaggttgtggagatcgccccgaccaatttgacgggtaccggtgaccgcccccaagggttgccaaagtgtacgggttcggtgaccgcccccaagggttgccatttgtacgggttcggtgaccgccctcaagggtcccttagtggaatcacggcatcttgcattgtgcgagagcgtgaggagattacggtggccctagtggcttcttggggagcattgtgcctccacaccgctccaaacagagattagcatccgcaagggtgtgaacttcggaatacatcgtcgtctcctcgtgcctcggttatctcttacccgagccctttacttatgcactttactttgtgatagccatattgtttcttgtcatatatcttgctatcacataattgcttatctttcttagcataagttgttggtgcacataggtgagcctagttgttttaggctttgtgcttggcaaattaaccgctaggtttattccgcatttgttcaagcctaaaccgtaattattttaaaacgcctattcaccccccccccctctaggcgacatccacgatctttcacacGTGTACAATAAAAATGTACGCTATGTAAAAATATGCATGTgtagaaaaagaaaaaaattaagAAAAGCAAATAAAACTGATGAACAAACACCGAAAAAACCGAGAAAccaaagaaaactacaaaaaaaggTGAAGAAATGAAATAATCAAAGAAACccaaaaaacaaagaaaaaataTGCAGAAAACCATCCAAGTGGCCGGCCCACGACCGTGATCGCCAGAGGACAGGCCATTTAGTAGTAAGCCAGACATAGCCCTGGCATGGCTCGTCGTTGCCACACCATGAGCTATGCTGTTCTAAAAGAAATAGTTGAAAACCAAACTGCTCCAGTGATAGCTAAtaaattttttatatattttatGTATTTCATTCTAAAAAcaatattttttttatattttggAAAATGTTTTTATTAAAAGATATAGAAAATATGGgcaaatcatatttaaatttggAAATTATAAaacaagtaaataaataaaaTGTTCATATTGGTTGATGAAATATATAATATTCATGTCATACTTGAAAATTATTTACGTAGCAAAAAATTATGTTCATGTAAGGAAAAaacttgtatttgaaaagaaGTTCATAGACTTGAAAAAGGAAATTATGTGCATCAGGATAAATGCGTATATAGCTTGAAAATATTCACCTACTTTCCTCAATAGATAATAAAAAAAGTGGAGTGCAAAATAAAAAAGTTGAAAAGGGAAAATAAATAACATAAACAGGAAAAAGATACATGAAAAAGTAGTAGGAATAGTCCATCATTTAAAAATAGCCAAAGGGCATCTTACATAAAATATTCATTAATGAAAACAATAGCCGAGATAAGTGAACGGACTAGTACAAAATGTAATTACGTTGCAAAACATGCAAGCCTCTTTTTTACTCCGGTATATATGGTGTCCATCAGAGGCTGAAATTGCAGTGAATCAATAAAATGAAGGGACACTTATAAACGCACTCAGCATACGTGTTTTCTTTTATGCTAGGATCCAAGGAAGCGTACGCTACGTTACGTGAGCTGATTATTCTAGTCTGGTACTAGTGCGGTGGTAAACTATAAACCGTAGGCGGTGGGCACGCCACGTACGGTCTCGAAGCCGCCGGAAGCATCCGCCAACGGCTCGAGAGCTACGACTGGAAGAAgcagaagcagcagcagcttcagcTCGGTGTCAAGCCCATGCCCCTGCCGCTCACCACGCGTCGCGCCACCCGTAAGCGGCCGCATCACACCCATAAGCAGCCACGTGAAATAGTTTTATGGACAGTTCATTTTATGATTTAATTTTGTTCATAAATTAAATTTGTCAAATTTGCCAAGCAAAGCGTACCCACGACGCACGTGAGCTGATTCGGCTGATAGATAGACCACACCGTCGTCTATTTCTAGTGGCCAGGAATGCTTCTCGCCAAAAACGGAACCATCGGTACGCTGCCAACGGCTACTAGAAGCAGCTGGTACCGTAGTACGTGTAAAGCCGCCCCCCATGCGGCACCTACGTGTCCTCCCACCCGTAAGCGGCGCATGTCCCACGACGCGTGTCCCCTCCCCTCCCTCGCGCCCTCTACCACTACACCTAGTATCTATATATATTCTCACTACGCTCCACACCGGCACCTCATCCAGAAATCATCACTTTCCATTCGATTCTTCCTCTTGCTCTTGCGCCCCAATCTCCTCGGTACGTAGCAAAGTTAATCCATTGAGTGCCAGAGCTCCGTCTCCATCTCCACcaagaagaaggagaagctagctagctagcaacaGGCAGCAGCTAGCAATGGCGGGCGTGGGTCGGAACATGGTGGCGCCGCTGCTGGTGCTGAACCTCATCATGTACCTCATCGTCATCGGCTTCGCCAGCTGGAACCTTAACCACTTCATCAACGGCCTCACCAACCGGCCCGGCGTCGGAGGCAACGGCGCCACCTTCTACTTCCTCGTCTTCGCCATCCTCGCCGGGGTCGTGGGCGCCGCATCCAAGCTCGCCGGCGTGCACCATGTCCGCACCTGGCATGGGGACAGCCTCGCCACCTCCGCGTCCTCCTCCCTGGTTGCCTGGGCGATTACCGCCTTGGCTTTCGGGCTGGCATGCAAGGAGATCCACATCGGCGGGTACCGTGGGTGGCGCCTCCGGGTGCTGGAGGCGTTCGTCATCATCCTGGCCTTCACGCAGCTGCTCTACGTGCTGGCGCTGCACTCTGGGCTGTTTGGCAACCAGTTTGGTAACCATGCTGGTGGATACGGCGCGGAGCACGGCGGGTATGGCGCCGGCGATCCGCACAACAAGGGCATGGGCACCGGCGGCGTCGCCAGGGTCTGAATCGGCCGGGTAGATGCCTCGGCGGCGACAGTGACAGGCTGATAATAAGGTGTATGTATAAATGTGTGTGTTCCGGTAGGCATGTACTCTTCTTTTTTGTAGGGAAGGACGACGTGCGTGCATGCGTACATGTGGTACTACTGCAGGATGCATGgttcttagtgtgtgtgtgtgtgtgtgtgtttttatTATCTAGTCCGAGATCGAGATAGAGATCGATCAGTCCATGCTTCTTCTCCGACCAGACCACAGCAATGTCTGGATGTGGATGAATGGCTGCACTTGTTTCATTTAGTACTACTACTCTACTTCCGATTGTGATGTAGTACTATCTGGATACATATACGCATGGGTGTGTATTGTGCAGTGCGTACACCTGCTACGTGCTCAGCGAATGGGCACCCGTATGATACTATACAAAATCAAATTTGTCTTCAATCATTTGTCAAAAAAATAAATTCTTCAATCTGTGGCCGCACGTCTACGTGTCCTACATGCAGAGCCAAGATGGTAGTCTTCTCCTTCTGCGAGGATTGGACACGGTCACACGGCCGGGCTGGGCAACAGGGTCTCGAAGCTGCTGTACGTACGTACTACTACCATGAATCGTGTGTCTGCCTCTGCACAACCGTGAAATGCCCAAATAATCACCAAAAAAAGCGTGACATGCCCAAACAAGGGTCTGTCAAGATGGGCCCTACTATCGATTCCATTAAAAATAGAAAAAGGCAAAGAAAAAATACCCATGAATTTGAGAAAAATGTTAATACCGTATAAAAAAAGGTCAACGAAATTAAAAAGATTTTGATAGCGTTAGAAAAATTTCCGGGCATACAAAAATGTTACTGCATTTCGAAACAAATGTGAAAATTTGGGAAAAGGTTTACACAATGTAAAAAATGTCTTGTGttgtataattttttattttGAAGGAGTATAAGAAGGTGGTTTTATACCACTAAAAAATATGTATGTGACATCTTCAAGAAATGTTCTCCACTTTAAAAAAATGTGCATACAATGTGAAAGTGCACATAGTTTTAGGGACCTGTTTATTACCTAAAAAAATGTACCtaaaaaaatgttcaatgtgtatttAAAAACGTGTTGGCCATATATTCAAAAAGTGTTTAAAACATGCACTAAAATAAGAAATATTATATTACAAAAGTTCAGTGTGTAAAAAAATGTTTCACATGTATACTAAGTGTTAGAATAAATCTGAGGCGCTCCGTCGATCTACGACCAAGCAATCATAcaagcacgacaccgagatttgttaacgaagttcaccgatatggctacatccccgaaGCATGACTACGGACGCTCCTCCCCGTGATACCGTCACAATACAGCACCCTGATagcccgggcgccggcacacgccgccggctcccccgcgtgcccatgctattatgttggcatagattacatcgtgtgtctacccccactatatatgagagacctaggatacaagtgtcctactaggacacAACTCCTACCTTGTCTAAATACAGTACGACtccaagtccaactgtaacctaactTATACAATAATATttgacacaactctaacaaactctaccttggcgaatattctccaccaccttgaattCGTCCGTGCATCAAAcctccatgtacattggacttgagatacgccatgagcaccgctgctactccaagactccatatgactccacctgcaactgtagtcccttctcgtcttcttcacagtcaacactcgagcaaaattaagttctTTATTACTCTACTTTATGCTCCCAACTTTCGAAGTTTCCGTTCAAACGCCATCACACACCGATAAATTTATCTGCGTGAaaatgaacaactcacatattggatgttaccaagagttacctgaactcaacatcaccgctctttcttgaccgtctgtctgaaacttgaaagAATTTCACCGTTGCCCTGTGTCACCCTGAGTCAAATTCACAGTTGTCTCATCCTTTTTCCGGATAGTCTCTGACATGTCCCACCGCTGtagcactccgcctccttctgccTTGTCATCCGCACTTTGCCATGTGCACTGAACATAACAAGAATATACGGCCATGTACTCTCTCAGCTTTTGACAATTTTAGACTCTCCGCCACTTTCTCAGATTCTCCATGGTCAACTCCTGTCCATCTTCCGGCACCGATAGACCCAGTCACCAACTTGAATCCGGTACTTGTCAACACTGCTTCAGCACCCCCTGCACAAATTGTCTGACCACCAGTGCCTTGTCCCGTCGTTGTGTCCCGTGCttaccgcacgcctcgccgctatcATCGTGTCGAGCCTCTACTGTCCTGGTCGAGTCTCCCGGGTAGCTAGCCCCCACTGCAGAGAACCatcgatcatcaccgaccgatgtCGAGTATCACGTCTTCATCAGACCACTGGTACCCAGTCTGATCCCCGTGTCTCTCGCTATCCCGCTGAAATAGGCTTCGACTCTCCGAATTCTTACGACGTAGCCCCTCCATCAGCATAGAGTGAAGTCATCCATCAGACTCCaactccaccttcaacatgactccatggtggTTGTACGAGCCACCCCCATGCCCTATCGATTTCAAGCTCTCAAGTGTACACAACCTTGAATCAACCCTGTGTCATTGTCTTGTCGAAGCCGCACAAGCCCTCAAGCCTGcaccacgtgtttccacgccccaAAAGTTGGCCATCATCAGCATCACGTTCCTATATCGTCGTCGCCAAAATCACCGCCATCTTCTGCTTTGACCAACATACCCGTCGATCCGTCAGACAGTCTAGTCCGACCCAGCCAGAATTATCCGACTGCAACCATGCTTCACCATGCGTCGTGTCCACCCCGCACATCTCCGTGCATTGCTTGACGCCCTGTGTATGCATGATCCCTGTGTGATGCGCTACGAGTCCGCGTTGCCAAACAACATTGTCGCCGCCACATTGACATCTTGATGAATAGTCTGCATACTGGAAAAGACCCTAAAAAACATAGCCTTGGTAGCCTTCCTCGTGTGTCCACAGCACACATGACTTCCTTGcactttattttcttttgtttcttcaCACATGCACGCTTTAGATCCATCCCATGGCCAGCAGCTTCTCCTTGTAACGGAACAACGCCAAACGCAGGCGCCAGCTCACACGGTCCAACTTCGCTGGACCTCAACAGTTGCATCACAGACCACCTAGCCTTCCGCGTACAGCCACCACCACCAGCAGCACCTTGGGTTCCTGGGCCTGACCCGTACCTGGTCCACGCGCGTCATCGGCTGGACCGCATCGCGTACGACTCACGCGCTTGCTGCCGGGTGCCACATAACACCCCAGCGTCCCAACTCGGCCTTGGATGACCATCACGCCCGGCTTCGGATCGACTATGGCCGCACAAACCGATCCGATCCGCTGCTGCAGCCGTCTTTTGTTCTCGCCGAGatcctttcttttccttttaacAAATCTCACACAGCCGAGTCAAACTCATGATCGCTCCTGGCTTCCGCTCGCAACCCGCTCGCTCTACAAGCCACGCGCCTTTAGGCCCCGCTGGCCCTGCCTGGCTGCTGGACGGCATGTGCTGCCACTGTCGTGCGCCACGGCTGCTTGCATCCCGGCGTAAGCCTGCAACCGCCATCGTGAACAGATCGATCCGCTGTTGCACGTCCATCCGATCTGCAAGACCCCCAGCTACTCGCCTGTCATCACCTGCTTCCGATCGCTTTAGTACTTACCGACTTGTCTGATCGCTTTCCTGCTGCACGTACAGACTATACCGATCCATGTCGAACTTTCCTCCTCCTCTCGATCAACACCACGACCTCAAATCAAACCTTtctcatgataccacttgttagaataaatctgaGGCGCTCCGTCGATCtaccgaggaccaagcaatcacacaagcacgacaccgagatttgttaacgaggttcaccgatatggctacatccccgaggcatgactacgggcgctcctccccgtgacaccgtcacaatacagcaccccggccgcccgggcgccggcacacgccgccggctcccccgcgtgcccgtgctattatgttggcataggttacatctgttggaaatatgccctaaaggcaataataaattagttattattattatatttcattgttcatgataatcatttattatccatgctagaattgtattgataggaaactcagatacatgtgtggatacatagacaacaccatgtccctagtaagcctctagttgactagctcgttgatcaatagatggttacggtttcctgaccatgggcattggatgtccttgataacgggataacatcattaggagaatgatgtgatggacaagacccaatcctaagcctagcacaaagatcgtgtagttcgtatgctaaagcttttctaatgtcaagtatcatttccttagaccatgagattgtgcaactcccggataccgtaggagtgctttgggtgtgccaaacgtcacaacgtaactggatggctataaaggtacactacaggtatctctaaaagtgtctgttgggttggcacgaatcgagactgagatttgtcactccgtgtaaacggagaggtatctctgggcccactcggtaggacatcattataatgtgcacaatgtgatcaaggagttgatcacgggatgatgtgttatggaacgagtaaaagagacttgccggtaacgagattgaacaaggtatcaggataccgacgatcgaatctcgggcaagtatcgtaccgatagacaaagggaattgtatacgggattgattgaatccttgacatcgtggttcatccgatgagatcatcgtggagcatgtgggagccaacatgggtatccagatcccgctattggttattgaccggagagttgtctcggccatgtctgcatgactcccgaacccgtagggtctacacacttaaggttcgatgatgctagggttatagggaaagtatgtacgcggttaccgaatgttgttcggagtccaggatgagatcccggatgtcacgaggagttccggaatggtccggaggtaaagattaatatataggaaatatggttttggccaccggaagtgttccgggcatcaccggtagtgtaccgggaccaccggaggggtccgagggtccaccaggtggggccaccagccccggaggcctacattggccaatagtgggaagggaccagcccctaggtgggctggggcgcctcccaccaaggcccaaggcacctcctagaggggaggggggcaaaccctagggcagatgggccttaaggcccaccctaggtgcgcctcctctctctcccccttggccgcaaccctagataggttttggggctgccgccacccctagggagggaaccctagatgggggcgcagcccctccccttcccctatatatatacttgaggtattgggggctgcaacaTACACGAGATTATCTCCCTCTTGGcacagccctacctctctccctcctcgtctcttgtagtgcttggcgaagccctgctggagttccgcgctccgccaccaccatcacgccgtcgtgctgctgctggacggagtcttccccaacctctccttctccccttgctggatcaaggcgtaggagacgtcaccgggctgcacgtgtgttgaacgcggaggcgccgtggttcgacgcttagatcggaatcaaccgcgatctgaatcgctacgagtacgactccttcatctgcgttcttgcaacgcttccgcttagcgatctacaagggtatgtagatgcactctccttcccctcgttgctagattactccatagattgatcttggtgatgcgtagaaaattttaatttctgctacgatctccaacagtggcatcatgagctaggtctatgcgtagttcctatgcatgagtagaacacaaagcagttgtgggcgtcgatattgtcaatttacttgccgttactagtcttatcttgattcggcggcatcgtgggatgaagcggcccggaccgaccttacacgtacgcttacgtgagactggttccaccgactgacatgcactagttgcataaggtggctagcgggtgtctgtctctcccactttagtcggatcggattcgatgaaaagggtccttatgaagggtaaatagaaattggcatatcacgttgtggttttggcgtaggtaagaaacgttcttgctagaaacctatagcagccacgtaaaaacttgcaacaacaattagaggacgtctaacttgtttttgcagcatatgccttgtgatgtgatatggccaaaaggatgtgatgaatgatatatgtgatgtatgagattgatcatgttcttgtaataggaatcacgacttgcatgtcgatgagtatgacaaccggcaggagccatatgagttgtcttaatttatttatgacctgcgtgtcaacataaacgtcatgtaattactttactt encodes:
- the LOC125553306 gene encoding membrane protein PM19L-like; translation: MAGVGRNMVAPLLVLNLIMYLIVIGFASWNLNHFINGLTNRPGVGGNGATFYFLVFAILAGVVGAASKLAGVHHVRTWHGDSLATSASSSLVAWAITALAFGLACKEIHIGGYRGWRLRVLEAFVIILAFTQLLYVLALHSGLFGNQFGNHAGGYGAEHGGYGAGDPHNKGMGTGGVARV